TGGTCGCGGGTGAAAGACGTCGAACGCGATTTCGGCATTCCGCTCGTGGAAACGCACGTCGGCGGTTCCGGACCGCAACGCAGTGAACTCACCGACGAAGCCAAACTCCTCGTCCGCGAATACGACCGCCTCCGCCAAAAAGTCTTCCGAATGGTTGACCGGCAATTCAACAAAACGCTGAAATCACTGCGGCCGATTCAAATACACGACGAGTAACGCAGTCTGGGACAACTCCCAGCTTTCTCGCATATCAAAACGCAGTCAAAACGCAGTCAAAAGCAGGGCTAAGAAGTCGGACCCGCTTGGATGACTTCGGCACTCACGCCGCTTTCGTAGGTCTGAAAATTCTCGCGGAAGAGGCCGGCGAGTTTCTTTGCAGTGTCGTCGAAGGAGGCTTGGTCGGTCCAGGTGTTCTTCGGGATCAGGATTTCACTTGGCACGCCGGGGCATTCGGTGACGACGTGGATACCGAAGATCGGGTCGGGCTGCGTTGGGGCGTCGGCTAATTGACCGGAGTGAATCGCGTCGATGATGGCACGTGTGTAAGCGAGTTTCATCCGACTTCCCGTGCCGTAGGCTCCGCCGCTCCAACCGGTGTTCACCAACCAGACTTTCGCGTCGTGCTTCTTGATTTTCTCGGCCAACAACTCGGCATATTTGCCAGGATGCCACACCAGGAACGGTCCACCGAAACACGGTGAGAACGTCGCTTGCGGTTCATTGACGCCCATCTCCGTCCCGGCGACTTTCGCGGTGTAGCCACTGATGAAGTGGTACATCGCTTGTTCGGGAGTCAGTCGACTCACCGGCGGCAACACGCCGAACGCATCGCAGGTGAGGAAGATCACATCCGTCGGATGACCGGCAACGCATGGAATTTTGGCGTTGTCCATGTACTCGATCGGATACGCTCCACGCGTATTTTGCGTGATCGAGGAATCATTGAAGTCGACGTGATGGTCGGCGGAGTCGTATTTCACATTCTCCAAAACCGCGCCGTAACGGAGAGCCCCGAAAATCTCTGGCTCGGTTTCAGCAGAGAGGTAAATCGCTTTCGCGTAGCAACCACCTTCGATGTTGAACACGCCGGAATCGCTCCAACAGTGTTCGTCGTCACCGATCAGCCGCCGTCTTGGATCGGTCGATAGCGTGGTCTTCCCGGTTCCGGAGAGCCCGAATAGCACGGAACTTTTCTCACTGTCTTTCTCCGCCGTCGCCGAGCAGTGCATCGACAGAATGCCTTTGTCAGGCATCGTGTAATTCATGTATGTGAAGACGGCTTTCTTCATCTCACCGGCGTACTCGGTGCCGAGGATGACGACTTCACCTTGTTCGATGCTCAGGTCCACGCTGGTCTTGCTGGTCATGCCGGACGTGTAACGATTCGCCGGAAACTTGCCAGCGTTGTAGATGACAAAATCCGGTTCGCCGTAGGTTTCCATCTCCTCGGGCGTGGGGCGAATCAGCATGTTCCGCATGAACAACGCATGATAAGGACGAGCCGAAATCACCCGCGTCTTGATGCGGTTCGCAGGATCCCAACCGGCAAACGCATCGATCACGTACAACCGGTCTCGCGTATTGAGGTAATCGATCGCCCGTTCGCGGTTGATTTGGAACGTCGATTCCTCCAACGGAAAATTGACCGGTCCCCACCACACATCCGCTTCGGAATCCGGATGTTTGACGACCCGTTTGTCTTTTGGGCTACGACCGGTCTTTTCACCGGAATAAGCGATCAGAGCGCCGGTGTCAGCAATCGTAGTGCCGGCTTCGCGGCGGATCGCCTCTTCGTACAGCGTGGAGGGATCAGGGTTGCGGAGAATCCGTTCCACGGTAATACCGTGGTTTTGCAGGGAGAAATCACTCATCGACCAAGTCCGTGAAGTGTGAGAGAGGTGGGCTCGAAGTCTATCGAAGTCGGTCCGTGGAAAACAACCAAAACAACCACCGCAATTCGGATGCCGATACGTCTAAGACTTCGGTTCCACACCGGCCAACCGATGCACCGCTGCCCACTCATCTGGCGTGACGGGTTGAATCGACAACCGCGACCCCCGTGCGAGTACCATCATCCCAGCAGTTTCCTCATCCTCCTTGAGCATGTCCCGTGTGACTGGCTCGGGAAACTCTTGCTCCAACTTCACATCGACGTGGTACCAAGTCGGATTCTCAGGATCGCTTTTCGGATCGTAGTGATGGTCGTTCTCGTCGAATGCGGTATGGTCAGGATAACCAGCTTTCACAACCCGCATGGTTCCCACTATTGCGAGCGGCTTCGTATTGCTGTGATAGAAAAACACCCCATCACCCACCTGGACATCGTCTCGCAGGAAGTTTCTAGCCTGATAATTCCGCACCCCATCCCAAAACGTGGTCTGCTTTTTCTCTTGCAACAGATCGGAAATGGAATACGCATTGGGCTCGGACTTGAACAGCCAGTACTTCACGTCCTCTTTGGCCGCCTTTGCCTTCTTTTTCGACATTTCTGCTCACATTTTGTGCTAGGGTGCCATGAATTCGTTGCGTTCCCGAGTGCAATCATTCACCATCCAAGTCCATGACGGAACCAGACAGATGGGACCGTACAATTGATCCATCTCGAATTGGCTTACTTCGGGACAGCTGATCTGGCTAGACTGTAGGGAAATTGGCGTCCAAACGCGAGTTGATCTCTGTGAGAACCTTTGCCCCTTCACGGGGTGATCTTCCATGGAATGATGGCGAAACGTCAAAGCGGTACGGTTTTTGCGTTCCCCAATAGCATCGCTGAGAGTTGCCCGACCCGATGAGTGTTCCCAGGACCGACAGAATGACCCCGAAGGAAGTTTTGGCGTTATGCCGAACCCATGATGTCAAAGCCGTTGATCTCCGTTTCATGGATTTTCCGGGAACGGAGAAGCATTTCACGATTCCGGTTCAAGCCCTGACGGAAGTCAGCTTTGAAGACGGTTTCAGTTTCGATGGGTCCAGCCTGCGTGGTTGGCAGTCGATCAACGAAAGCGACATGCTCGTCGTCCCGCAACCCGAGACGGCGATGATCGATCCGTTCATGGATCGCACGTTGTCGATGACATGCAACATTCAAGACCCGATCACTCGGGCCGACTACCCCAAAGACCCGCGGAACGTCGCTCGCAAGGCCGAAGCCTACATGCGATCGACCGGCATTGCGGACACCGCCAACTTCGGGCCGGAAGCGGAATTTTTCGTCTTCGATGACGTGCAATTCAGCTGTAACGAACACGAATCGATGTATCGGGTCGATAGCATCGAAGGACCGTGGAACACGAACGGCGAACGTCGCAGCGGCGGCACCGCAGGCTACAAGGTTCGGTATCGCGAGGGGTATTTGCCGATGCCCCCGAACGACACCTTGCAAGATCTGCGAACCGAAATGATGCTGCTGCTGATGGAGTGCGGCGTCGAGGTGGAAGCCCAGCATCACGAGTCTGCCACGGCCGGGCAATGCGAAATCGACATGAAATACGGTCCGCTCGTGCAGATTGC
This region of Thalassoroseus pseudoceratinae genomic DNA includes:
- a CDS encoding winged helix-turn-helix domain-containing protein, translated to MSDDQHTGEPPLTPRAKIWIERDGQYVFGLGLSNILKAIDKTGSIKAAAEHVGKSYRHVWSRVKDVERDFGIPLVETHVGGSGPQRSELTDEAKLLVREYDRLRQKVFRMVDRQFNKTLKSLRPIQIHDE
- a CDS encoding EVE domain-containing protein — encoded protein: MKYWLFKSEPNAYSISDLLQEKKQTTFWDGVRNYQARNFLRDDVQVGDGVFFYHSNTKPLAIVGTMRVVKAGYPDHTAFDENDHHYDPKSDPENPTWYHVDVKLEQEFPEPVTRDMLKEDEETAGMMVLARGSRLSIQPVTPDEWAAVHRLAGVEPKS
- the pckA gene encoding phosphoenolpyruvate carboxykinase (ATP), giving the protein MSDFSLQNHGITVERILRNPDPSTLYEEAIRREAGTTIADTGALIAYSGEKTGRSPKDKRVVKHPDSEADVWWGPVNFPLEESTFQINRERAIDYLNTRDRLYVIDAFAGWDPANRIKTRVISARPYHALFMRNMLIRPTPEEMETYGEPDFVIYNAGKFPANRYTSGMTSKTSVDLSIEQGEVVILGTEYAGEMKKAVFTYMNYTMPDKGILSMHCSATAEKDSEKSSVLFGLSGTGKTTLSTDPRRRLIGDDEHCWSDSGVFNIEGGCYAKAIYLSAETEPEIFGALRYGAVLENVKYDSADHHVDFNDSSITQNTRGAYPIEYMDNAKIPCVAGHPTDVIFLTCDAFGVLPPVSRLTPEQAMYHFISGYTAKVAGTEMGVNEPQATFSPCFGGPFLVWHPGKYAELLAEKIKKHDAKVWLVNTGWSGGAYGTGSRMKLAYTRAIIDAIHSGQLADAPTQPDPIFGIHVVTECPGVPSEILIPKNTWTDQASFDDTAKKLAGLFRENFQTYESGVSAEVIQAGPTS